A single genomic interval of Helianthus annuus cultivar XRQ/B chromosome 13, HanXRQr2.0-SUNRISE, whole genome shotgun sequence harbors:
- the LOC110899589 gene encoding aquaporin PIP1-3: MEGKEEDVRLGANKFSERQPIGTSAQTDKDYKEPPPAPLFEPGELSSWSFYRAGIAEFIATFLFLYISVLTVMGVVKSPTKCGTVGIQGIAWAFGGMIFALVYCTAGISGGHINPAVTFGLLLARKLSLTRAVFYMVMQCLGAICGAGVVKGFMGKNEFNTLGGGANSVAHGYTKGSGLGAEIVGTFVLVYTVFSATDAKRSARDSHVPILAPLPIGFAVFLVHLATIPITGTGINPARSLGAAIIYNKDHAWNDHWIFWVGPFIGAALAAIYHVIVIRAIPFKSRS; this comes from the exons atgGAGGGTAAGGAAGAGGATGTTAGGCTTGGAGCCAACAAGTTCTCAGAGAGACAACCCATTGGAACATCAGCTCAAACTGACAAAGATTACAAAGAACCACCACCAGCACCCTTGTTTGAGCCTGGTGAACTCTCTTCATGGTCTTTTTACAGAGCTGGTATTGCTGAGTTCATAGCCACTTTCTTGTTCTTGTATATCTCTGTGTTGACTGTCATGGGTGTGGTCAAATCTCCCACCAAGTGTGGCACTGTGGGTATTCAAGGGATTGCTTGGGCCTTTGGTGGTATGATCTTTGCCCTTGTGTATTGTACTGCTGGTATCTCAG GAGGACACATTAACCCAGCAGTGACATTCGGTTTGTTGTTGGCAAGAAAGCTCTCATTGACCAGGGCAGTGTTCTACATGGTTATGCAGTGTCTTGGAGCCATCTGCGGTGCGGGTGTGGTCAAAGGGTTCATGGGCAAGAACGAGTTCAACACTTTGGGTGGTGGAGCCAATTCTGTAGCCCATGGTTACACCAAGGGTAGTGGTCTTGGTGCTGAGATTGTTGGTACTTTCGTCCTCGTTTACACCGTCTTTTCGGCCACTGATGCCAAGAGAAGCGCCAGAGACTCGCATGTTCCG ATTTTGGCACCTCTCCCAATCGGGTTTGCGGTGTTCTTGGTTCACTTAGCCACCATCCCCATCACCGGAACCGGTATCAACCCTGCAAGAAGTCTTGGAGCCGCAATCATCTACAACAAGGACCATGCCTGGAACGACCAC TGGATTTTCTGGGTTGGTCCATTCATTGGAGCTGCACTTGCTGCTATCTACCATGTGATAGTCATCAGGGCCATCCCTTTCAAGAGCAGATCTTAA